From a region of the Chitinophaga caseinilytica genome:
- a CDS encoding RNA methyltransferase translates to MTPERKERLLSVINKRQANLTVVLENVEDPHNVSAVLRTCDAVGIQDVYVLTTKVPRHKRWGVKSSSSAAQWLTVHQFTDTNELATALRAKYDKIYTTHLADGAMSLYDIDFSGSVALVFGNEQTGVSPEIRALADGNFVIPMMGIIRSLNISVACAVSIYEAMRQKSLAGHYAAPSLPDAQRNGLLAEWGYKEDE, encoded by the coding sequence ATGACACCGGAACGGAAAGAACGGCTTTTATCGGTAATTAACAAACGTCAGGCCAACCTTACGGTGGTGCTGGAAAATGTGGAAGATCCGCATAATGTGTCCGCCGTATTGCGTACCTGCGACGCCGTCGGCATCCAGGACGTATACGTGTTGACCACCAAAGTACCGCGCCACAAGCGTTGGGGCGTGAAAAGCTCGTCGAGCGCCGCCCAGTGGCTCACCGTTCACCAGTTCACGGATACGAACGAACTGGCCACCGCGCTCCGCGCGAAATACGACAAAATTTATACCACACACCTGGCAGACGGGGCTATGAGCCTGTACGACATCGATTTTTCGGGATCGGTGGCCCTGGTATTCGGCAACGAGCAAACGGGCGTGAGCCCCGAGATCCGGGCGTTGGCCGACGGCAATTTCGTGATCCCCATGATGGGCATTATCCGTTCGCTGAATATTTCGGTGGCCTGCGCGGTGAGCATTTACGAAGCCATGCGGCAAAAAAGCCTCGCCGGGCATTACGCCGCCCCCTCGCTGCCGGATGCGCAGCGGAATGGACTGCTCGCCGAATGGGGCTATAAAGAAGATGAATAA
- the lipA gene encoding lipoyl synthase yields the protein MQELPVIAAGPAAPRVKKPDWLRVKLPIGENYRQVRNLVDTHKLHTICESGNCPNMGECWGAGTATFMILGNVCTRSCGFCAVATGRPEPVDWDEPQRVAEAIYLMKVKHAVITSVDRDELKDGGSIIWNNTIKAVRALNPETTMETLIPDFRGIWENLDRVIEAAPEVVSHNLETVERLTKQVRIQAKYHRSLEVIRRLKQGGMRTKSGIMLGLGETKEEVVQAMQDLYDNGCDVVTLGQYLQPTPKHLPVVRFVHPDEFAELREIGYNMGLDYVEAGPLVRSSYHAEKHIFSGRK from the coding sequence ATGCAAGAATTACCCGTAATCGCCGCCGGACCGGCAGCGCCCAGAGTGAAAAAGCCCGATTGGCTTCGCGTGAAGCTGCCCATCGGAGAGAACTACAGGCAGGTCAGGAACCTTGTAGACACCCATAAACTCCATACCATCTGCGAAAGCGGCAACTGCCCGAACATGGGAGAATGCTGGGGTGCCGGCACCGCCACTTTCATGATCCTCGGCAACGTCTGCACCCGCTCCTGCGGTTTCTGCGCCGTTGCCACCGGCCGCCCGGAACCTGTAGACTGGGATGAGCCCCAGCGCGTGGCGGAAGCCATCTATCTCATGAAAGTCAAACATGCGGTAATCACCTCGGTTGACCGCGACGAGCTGAAAGACGGCGGTTCCATCATCTGGAACAATACCATCAAGGCCGTGCGCGCCCTCAACCCGGAAACCACCATGGAAACCCTCATCCCCGACTTCCGGGGCATCTGGGAAAACCTGGACCGCGTGATCGAAGCTGCTCCCGAAGTGGTATCGCATAACCTGGAAACCGTGGAACGCCTCACCAAGCAGGTCCGCATCCAGGCCAAATACCACCGCAGCCTAGAAGTGATCCGCCGGCTCAAACAAGGCGGCATGCGTACCAAATCCGGTATCATGCTCGGCCTCGGAGAAACGAAGGAAGAAGTGGTACAAGCCATGCAAGATCTGTACGATAACGGTTGCGACGTCGTAACCCTCGGCCAGTATCTCCAGCCCACGCCCAAACACCTCCCCGTGGTGCGCTTCGTGCATCCCGACGAATTCGCCGAGCTCCGCGAGATCGGTTACAACATGGGCCTCGACTATGTAGAAGCCGGACCGCTCGTTCGCTCGTCTTACCACGCCGAAAAACACATTTTCAGCGGCCGTAAATAA
- a CDS encoding SdpI family protein, translated as MDSILQSPFCNASLLAGLLFLFMGYMIRRYPPRSMKTWYGYRTFSSTINQDTWNEGNRYAAYISRWLGWLLVPFGILMGLVFRRQSELFLYLTVTPVIVGALLLAGFTEWHLLQVFDEDGLPRNKNGGNQKPAV; from the coding sequence ATGGACAGCATTTTACAAAGCCCCTTCTGTAACGCCAGTCTGCTGGCCGGACTGCTGTTCCTGTTCATGGGTTACATGATCCGGCGCTACCCTCCCCGCAGCATGAAAACCTGGTATGGTTACCGTACTTTTTCTTCCACCATCAACCAGGACACCTGGAACGAAGGCAACCGTTACGCCGCGTATATTTCGCGGTGGCTCGGCTGGCTCCTCGTGCCGTTCGGGATTTTGATGGGGTTGGTTTTCCGGCGGCAATCCGAGCTTTTCCTGTACCTGACCGTAACGCCCGTGATCGTGGGGGCTCTGCTGCTGGCGGGCTTCACGGAATGGCATTTGCTCCAGGTCTTCGATGAAGACGGCCTTCCGCGAAATAAAAACGGCGGGAACCAGAAGCCCGCCGTGTGA
- a CDS encoding ribonucleoside-diphosphate reductase small subunit, producing MNNENEILLKENKDRFVLLPINYPAIWEQYKRHEASFWTAEEIDLSGDLADWAKLNDGERHFISHVLAFFAASDGIVNENLAVNFMSEVQIPEARCFYGFQIMMENIHSETYALLIDTYVKDPAEKDRLFHAIETVPAVKKKAEWALRWIENGTFAQRLVAFAAVEGIFFSGSFCSIFWLKKRGLMPGLTFSNELISRDEGLHCEFACLLYSMLEGKLSEKEVHEIIADAVTIEKEFITEALPAALIGMNADLMKQYIEFVADRWLQALGASKLFNAANPFDFMEMISLQGKTNFFEKRVGDYQKAGVMGSKETQTFSLDEDF from the coding sequence ATGAATAACGAGAACGAGATATTACTGAAGGAAAACAAGGACAGGTTCGTACTCCTGCCTATCAACTACCCCGCTATCTGGGAACAGTACAAACGCCATGAAGCCAGCTTCTGGACGGCGGAAGAAATCGACCTGTCGGGCGACCTGGCAGACTGGGCCAAACTCAACGACGGCGAGCGCCACTTCATTTCCCACGTACTGGCATTCTTCGCCGCATCCGACGGCATCGTGAACGAAAACCTGGCCGTGAACTTCATGAGCGAAGTGCAGATCCCCGAGGCACGCTGCTTCTACGGGTTCCAGATCATGATGGAAAACATCCACTCCGAAACTTACGCCCTCCTCATCGATACTTATGTGAAAGACCCCGCCGAAAAGGACCGTCTTTTCCACGCCATCGAAACCGTACCGGCCGTGAAGAAAAAAGCCGAATGGGCCCTCCGCTGGATCGAGAATGGCACCTTCGCCCAACGCCTCGTAGCGTTCGCGGCGGTAGAAGGCATCTTCTTCTCCGGCTCTTTCTGCTCCATCTTCTGGCTGAAAAAACGCGGCCTCATGCCCGGCCTCACCTTCTCCAACGAGCTCATCTCCCGCGACGAAGGCCTCCACTGCGAATTCGCATGCCTCCTGTACTCCATGCTCGAAGGCAAGCTGAGCGAAAAAGAAGTACACGAGATCATCGCCGACGCCGTTACCATCGAGAAGGAATTCATCACCGAAGCACTGCCCGCAGCCCTCATCGGAATGAACGCCGACCTCATGAAACAATACATCGAGTTCGTGGCCGACCGCTGGCTCCAGGCTCTGGGCGCAAGCAAGCTCTTCAACGCCGCCAACCCCTTCGATTTCATGGAAATGATCTCGCTCCAGGGCAAAACCAACTTCTTCGAAAAACGCGTAGGCGATTACCAGAAAGCCGGCGTAATGGGCAGCAAGGAAACACAAACCTTCAGCCTCGACGAAGATTTCTAG
- a CDS encoding AsmA family protein, which produces MKLKKILKGIGIGLLVLIALLVAIPYLFKGQIMSKVKAELNKNLNAKVDFKDVDISLFRRFPRLAVALEELHITGVNHFAGDTLLAVRRLDLAVDLMSAIRGEKINVHNVSLIQPRIYAVVDEEGRPNWDIVKPDTATAGAPADTSSSEFAFSLQQYSIEDATVKYDDHQGHMHLAIAGLNHKGKGDFTQDNFTLSTSTTAGAVSFAQGFIPYLLDAKTEILADVNIDNKAGKYTFKTDKISVNNLKLSTEGFFQLVNDSSYNMDIRFQAPSTDFKDILSLVPAVYSKDFSSIKTSGNATLNGFVKGVYSEQQMPAYEVHLGVKNGFFQYPDLPKPVKNINLAVNVTNPDGVPDHTIVDVPQAHLEMDDSPVDFRLMIKTPVSDLYLDAAAKGRLDLGKVTQIVKFEKGTKLAGLLDADLQARGYMSAIEREQYESFNASGKVALSNLEYQSKDYPDGVKVSSMLMSFNPKNVTVSDFKGQYLGTNFNANGEVNNLLAYLFRNSALNGKLALQADQINLNKWMGTPEADASGKPADTTASAPFAVPNNLDFTLQAQAGKVQYDNLALSNLNGTLLLRDEAVIMKDIKANALQGSMEIDGSYSTKNDKDHPDINISYDVKELDVQETFKTFNTVQKLMPIAQFLSGKMSSQMTVTGKLGKDMSPQLNTLTGDGNLLLIQGFLKKFAPMDQLANQLNVSALKDISIRDIKNYFAFQNGRMTVNPFRVKLNNFNMLIGGSHGFDQTMDYTMQLALPRTLLGSQATGLVNNLVKQASSKGINVNVGDTVYLNVLMGGNIMKPSVKTDLKEAAGKAADNLKDQATAMVKNKVDSAKQTVKDSLTHVKNEAVNAAKDELKKQLLGGKDSTGSGGGLQGAGKAAEKTLNNTLKGLIKRKNTAPDSTKQ; this is translated from the coding sequence ATGAAACTCAAGAAGATACTGAAGGGTATCGGCATCGGGCTGCTGGTGCTCATTGCACTGCTCGTTGCCATTCCGTACCTGTTCAAAGGCCAGATCATGTCGAAGGTCAAAGCCGAGCTGAACAAGAACCTGAACGCCAAGGTCGATTTCAAGGACGTGGATATCAGCCTCTTCCGCCGCTTTCCGCGGCTGGCCGTGGCGCTCGAAGAGCTCCACATCACCGGCGTGAACCACTTCGCCGGAGACACCCTGCTGGCCGTTCGCCGGCTCGACCTGGCCGTAGACCTCATGAGCGCCATCCGCGGCGAAAAGATCAACGTGCACAACGTTTCCCTCATCCAGCCCCGCATCTATGCCGTGGTTGATGAAGAAGGCCGCCCGAACTGGGACATCGTGAAACCGGACACCGCCACCGCCGGCGCGCCCGCCGATACTTCGTCCAGCGAATTCGCCTTCAGCCTCCAGCAATACAGCATCGAAGACGCGACCGTGAAGTACGACGACCACCAGGGCCATATGCACCTGGCCATCGCCGGCCTCAACCACAAAGGGAAAGGCGATTTCACACAGGATAACTTCACACTCAGCACCAGCACCACCGCGGGTGCGGTGAGCTTCGCACAGGGATTCATCCCCTACCTGCTCGATGCCAAAACGGAAATCCTCGCCGACGTCAACATCGACAACAAAGCCGGGAAATACACCTTCAAAACGGATAAAATTTCCGTCAATAACCTGAAACTCAGTACCGAAGGGTTCTTCCAGCTGGTGAACGACAGCTCCTATAACATGGACATCCGTTTCCAGGCGCCCAGTACGGATTTCAAAGACATCCTTTCACTGGTACCCGCCGTCTACAGCAAAGATTTTTCCAGCATCAAAACCTCCGGAAACGCCACGCTCAACGGCTTCGTGAAAGGTGTGTACTCGGAGCAGCAGATGCCGGCGTATGAAGTGCATCTCGGCGTGAAGAACGGTTTCTTCCAATACCCCGATCTTCCCAAACCGGTGAAGAATATCAACCTCGCCGTGAACGTCACCAACCCCGACGGCGTGCCCGACCATACCATCGTAGACGTGCCCCAGGCGCATCTTGAAATGGACGACAGTCCGGTGGATTTCCGCCTCATGATCAAAACGCCCGTGTCCGACCTTTACCTCGACGCCGCCGCCAAAGGCCGCCTCGACCTCGGCAAGGTAACCCAGATCGTGAAGTTCGAAAAAGGCACCAAACTGGCCGGCCTGCTCGATGCAGACCTCCAGGCCCGCGGGTACATGAGCGCCATCGAACGGGAACAATACGAATCGTTCAACGCCTCCGGCAAAGTTGCCCTGTCGAACCTCGAATATCAAAGCAAGGATTACCCGGACGGCGTGAAAGTATCGTCGATGCTCATGTCTTTCAACCCGAAAAACGTCACCGTTTCCGACTTCAAGGGGCAATACCTCGGCACCAACTTCAACGCCAACGGCGAAGTGAATAACCTCCTCGCCTACCTTTTCCGCAACAGTGCACTTAACGGCAAACTTGCCCTGCAAGCCGATCAGATCAACCTGAACAAGTGGATGGGCACCCCGGAAGCGGACGCCTCGGGCAAACCGGCAGATACCACGGCCAGCGCGCCTTTCGCCGTACCCAACAACCTCGACTTCACCTTGCAGGCGCAGGCCGGGAAAGTGCAGTACGACAACCTCGCCCTCAGCAACCTCAACGGCACACTGCTCCTCCGCGACGAAGCCGTGATCATGAAAGACATCAAAGCCAACGCGCTGCAGGGCTCCATGGAAATCGACGGCTCCTATTCCACCAAAAACGACAAAGACCATCCCGATATCAATATTTCGTACGACGTAAAGGAGCTCGACGTGCAGGAAACGTTCAAGACTTTCAACACCGTACAGAAACTCATGCCTATCGCGCAGTTCCTCAGCGGGAAAATGAGCTCGCAGATGACGGTAACGGGCAAGCTTGGGAAAGATATGTCGCCCCAGCTGAACACGCTCACCGGTGACGGCAATCTCCTGCTCATCCAGGGCTTCCTGAAGAAGTTCGCGCCGATGGACCAGCTGGCTAACCAGCTGAACGTGTCTGCCCTGAAAGACATTTCCATCCGCGACATCAAGAACTACTTCGCGTTCCAGAACGGCCGGATGACGGTGAACCCCTTCCGCGTGAAACTCAACAATTTCAATATGCTCATCGGCGGCTCGCACGGTTTCGACCAAACGATGGATTATACCATGCAACTGGCCCTGCCCCGCACTTTGCTGGGCTCCCAGGCTACCGGCCTCGTGAACAACCTCGTGAAACAGGCCAGCAGCAAAGGCATCAACGTGAACGTGGGCGACACCGTGTATCTGAACGTGCTCATGGGCGGCAACATCATGAAACCTTCCGTAAAAACCGATCTGAAAGAAGCGGCCGGCAAAGCGGCAGACAACCTGAAAGACCAGGCCACCGCCATGGTGAAGAACAAGGTAGATTCCGCGAAACAAACCGTGAAAGATTCGCTGACGCACGTGAAAAACGAAGCGGTGAATGCGGCGAAAGATGAATTGAAAAAGCAGTTGCTCGGCGGAAAAGATTCCACCGGCTCCGGCGGCGGCCTGCAGGGAGCGGGCAAAGCGGCGGAAAAAACGTTGAACAATACCCTGAAAGGATTGATCAAACGCAAAAACACCGCACCGGATTCAACAAAGCAGTAA
- a CDS encoding TlpA family protein disulfide reductase: MNVFVFILAMLAGPAVERVSPAELEARLAATDSPMVVNLWATWCGPCVEELPHFEKASKAFPGVKFVYLSLDLDEAYPRQIDSFVNRIGLSGEVWWMAETNANKFASLIDASWKGSLPATLFLHPGKKSRKFVQGAMDEGAVMREVAMLLK; this comes from the coding sequence ATGAACGTTTTCGTTTTCATACTGGCGATGCTGGCCGGACCGGCCGTGGAGCGGGTAAGTCCTGCGGAGCTGGAGGCGCGCCTGGCCGCAACCGATTCTCCCATGGTGGTGAACCTCTGGGCTACCTGGTGCGGCCCCTGCGTGGAGGAGCTGCCGCATTTCGAAAAAGCTTCCAAAGCATTTCCGGGTGTGAAGTTCGTGTATCTCAGCCTCGATCTGGATGAAGCCTATCCCCGGCAGATCGATTCGTTCGTGAACAGGATCGGTTTGAGCGGGGAAGTGTGGTGGATGGCGGAAACCAACGCCAATAAATTCGCGTCGCTGATAGACGCGTCGTGGAAAGGGAGTTTGCCGGCCACTTTGTTCCTCCACCCCGGGAAGAAGTCCCGGAAGTTTGTGCAGGGCGCGATGGATGAGGGAGCGGTGATGCGGGAGGTGGCGATGTTGTTGAAATGA
- a CDS encoding phosphodiester glycosidase family protein: MKPLLLILTMLPAAAMAQLRWQPSSAAHNEGLPEGARVYQTTDSVSGRPFRAFYLEIDPRAKDLRLSVEAIPGKRYTPVQYDSILGPTALAIMNTTFFSFKDNSNLNIVVKKGKVFAVNPQPAADASPKRYVTRGAFGINRKGEPDIAWVYNVGKKKTPYAYNAPVTGAEPTRHSPAGAHRWKVREAVGGGPVLVQNGQPFITNEPEGMGKSIAALHPRSAVGYRADGTILLMVIEGRNKGVAEGANFEEMAKIFTDLRCVEALNLDGGGSSALYVNDENTIKPSDPAGQRPVPAVLVLHKK, translated from the coding sequence ATGAAACCACTGCTGCTTATCCTTACCATGCTTCCCGCCGCTGCCATGGCGCAACTCCGCTGGCAGCCCTCCTCCGCCGCCCACAACGAAGGCCTTCCTGAAGGGGCCCGCGTATATCAAACTACCGATTCCGTTTCCGGCCGTCCGTTCAGGGCGTTCTATCTCGAGATCGATCCCCGGGCAAAGGATCTCCGCCTTTCCGTCGAAGCCATTCCCGGAAAACGGTATACGCCCGTTCAGTACGACAGTATCCTCGGGCCTACCGCCCTCGCCATCATGAACACCACTTTCTTTTCGTTCAAAGACAACAGCAACCTGAACATCGTCGTGAAAAAAGGAAAAGTATTCGCCGTCAATCCCCAACCCGCGGCCGACGCGTCTCCCAAGCGCTACGTGACCCGCGGCGCCTTCGGGATCAACCGGAAGGGGGAGCCAGACATCGCCTGGGTATATAATGTCGGAAAGAAGAAAACGCCCTATGCATACAACGCACCCGTTACCGGCGCGGAACCTACCCGCCATTCACCCGCCGGCGCGCACCGCTGGAAAGTGCGGGAGGCCGTGGGTGGCGGCCCGGTGCTCGTGCAAAACGGCCAGCCTTTCATTACCAACGAACCGGAAGGCATGGGGAAAAGCATCGCTGCGCTGCATCCGCGCTCTGCGGTGGGTTACCGGGCAGACGGTACCATTTTGCTCATGGTGATCGAAGGGAGGAATAAAGGTGTGGCGGAAGGCGCCAATTTCGAAGAGATGGCGAAGATTTTTACAGACCTCCGTTGCGTGGAAGCCCTCAATCTCGACGGCGGCGGCTCGTCTGCATTATACGTGAACGATGAAAATACCATCAAACCCTCCGACCCCGCGGGCCAACGACCCGTACCGGCGGTGCTGGTACTGCACAAAAAATAA
- a CDS encoding RNA polymerase sigma-70 factor — MEQLLDRIAKNSDQLAFGQLFSHYSDRLIYFAAALVRSREEAEEVVADVFVKLWQNRTRLPEIQYFQTYLYTAVRNTALNHKSRSLFPHEELDDQHAGLMPCVVSPEESLISRENLRQIEQAVNGLPLRCRLIFKLVKEDGLSYREVAEVLDISVNTVNAQITIALKKLGSAIDLRKPFRIPLLRK; from the coding sequence ATGGAGCAGTTGTTGGACCGAATTGCGAAAAACAGTGACCAGTTGGCTTTCGGCCAGCTCTTTTCCCATTACAGCGACCGCCTCATTTATTTCGCCGCGGCGCTCGTCCGCTCCCGCGAAGAAGCCGAAGAAGTAGTGGCCGATGTGTTCGTGAAACTCTGGCAGAACCGCACCCGCCTCCCGGAAATCCAATACTTCCAGACCTACCTCTACACCGCCGTCCGCAACACCGCCCTCAATCACAAATCCCGCTCGCTTTTCCCCCACGAAGAACTCGACGACCAGCACGCCGGCCTCATGCCCTGCGTAGTGTCTCCGGAAGAATCCCTCATCAGCCGCGAAAACCTCCGCCAGATAGAACAAGCGGTAAACGGACTGCCCCTCCGCTGCCGGCTCATTTTCAAGCTCGTAAAGGAAGACGGACTGTCGTACCGCGAAGTGGCCGAAGTCCTCGATATCTCCGTCAACACCGTTAACGCCCAGATCACCATCGCCCTGAAAAAACTCGGCTCCGCCATCGACCTGCGCAAGCCCTTCCGCATCCCCCTCCTCCGCAAATGA
- a CDS encoding ribonucleoside-diphosphate reductase subunit alpha yields MFVIKRDGRKETVKFDKITARVEKLCYGLAPEYVDSIDVAKKVIQGLYDGVTTSELDNLAAETAASLTTKHPDYAQLASRIAVSNLHKNTLKSFSKTMKKLYEYVDPKTGKNAGLLGDDVWEIIKANADILDSTIIYDRDFAFDYFGFKTLERSYLLKVDGKIAERPQHMFMRVAVGIHKEDIDSAIKTYNLMSERWFTHATPTLFNAGTPKPQMSSCFLLTMKGDSIDGIYDTLKQTAKISQSAGGIGLSIHNIRATGSYISGTNGTSNGIIPMLRVFNDTARYVDQGGGKRKGAFAIYLEPWHADVFEFLDLRKNHGKEEMRARDLFYALWMPDLFMKRVEENGDWSLFCPHEAPGLADCWGEEFEKLYEKYESENRARKTVKAQDLWFAILDAQIETGTPYLLYKDSANRKSNQQNLGTIKSSNLCTEIIEYTSEDEVAVCNLASLALPRFVIDGKFDHQKLFDVTYQATINLNRIIDQNYYPVEEARNSNLRHRPIGLGVQGLADTFFLLRYPFESEPAQQLNKEIFETIYFASLTASKDLATTEGKYASYEGSPISKGILQYDMWNVQPSDRWDWTGLKAEIKKHGVRNSLLLAPMPTASTSQILGNNECFEPYTSNIYTRRVLSGEFVVVNKHLLKDLVELGLWDNDMKNKIISANGSIQGIPEIPSNIKELYKTVWEIKQRTIIDMAADRGAFICQSQSLNLFVDKPTASKLTSMHFYAWKKGLKTGMYYLRTQAAAQAVQFTVEKQGGQNMVPVMPAEGSGEMEIVEGAVCTMEEGCVTCSA; encoded by the coding sequence ATGTTCGTTATAAAAAGAGACGGCAGAAAGGAAACTGTCAAGTTCGACAAGATTACGGCAAGGGTAGAGAAGCTGTGTTACGGACTGGCGCCGGAATACGTAGATTCAATAGATGTAGCGAAGAAAGTGATCCAGGGACTGTACGACGGTGTTACCACGAGCGAGCTGGACAACCTCGCCGCCGAAACCGCCGCCTCCCTGACGACCAAGCACCCGGACTATGCGCAGCTCGCTTCCCGCATCGCGGTGAGCAACCTGCATAAAAATACTTTGAAGTCGTTCTCCAAAACGATGAAGAAACTCTATGAATACGTTGACCCCAAAACCGGCAAAAACGCCGGTCTGCTGGGCGACGATGTTTGGGAGATCATCAAGGCGAATGCCGACATCCTCGATTCCACCATCATTTACGACCGCGATTTCGCGTTCGATTACTTCGGGTTCAAGACGCTGGAACGCTCTTACCTCCTGAAAGTGGACGGCAAGATCGCCGAGCGCCCGCAGCACATGTTCATGCGCGTAGCTGTCGGCATCCATAAAGAAGACATCGACTCCGCCATCAAAACGTACAACCTGATGAGCGAGCGCTGGTTCACACACGCCACCCCTACCCTGTTCAACGCCGGAACGCCGAAGCCCCAGATGAGCTCCTGCTTCCTGCTGACTATGAAGGGCGACAGCATCGACGGCATTTACGACACCCTGAAGCAGACCGCCAAGATCTCCCAGAGCGCAGGCGGCATCGGCCTCAGCATCCATAACATCCGCGCCACCGGCTCCTACATCAGCGGCACCAACGGTACCAGCAACGGCATCATCCCCATGCTGCGCGTGTTCAACGACACGGCCCGTTATGTAGACCAGGGAGGCGGCAAGCGCAAAGGCGCGTTCGCCATTTACCTGGAGCCCTGGCATGCCGACGTGTTCGAGTTCCTCGACCTCCGCAAAAACCACGGTAAGGAAGAAATGCGCGCCCGCGACCTCTTCTACGCCCTCTGGATGCCCGACCTGTTCATGAAACGTGTGGAAGAAAATGGCGACTGGAGCCTGTTCTGCCCCCACGAAGCACCCGGCCTGGCCGATTGCTGGGGCGAAGAATTCGAGAAACTGTACGAAAAATACGAGTCCGAAAACCGCGCCCGCAAAACCGTGAAAGCGCAGGACCTGTGGTTCGCCATCCTCGACGCTCAGATCGAGACCGGCACCCCGTACCTGCTGTACAAAGACTCCGCCAACCGCAAGTCTAACCAGCAGAACCTCGGCACCATCAAATCCTCCAACCTCTGCACCGAGATCATCGAATATACTTCCGAAGACGAAGTAGCCGTGTGCAACCTCGCCTCCCTGGCGCTGCCCCGGTTCGTGATCGACGGCAAGTTCGATCATCAGAAACTCTTCGACGTTACCTACCAGGCTACCATCAACCTGAACCGTATCATCGATCAGAACTATTACCCGGTTGAAGAAGCCCGCAACTCCAACCTCCGCCACCGCCCCATCGGCCTCGGCGTGCAGGGCCTGGCAGACACGTTCTTCCTCCTCCGCTATCCCTTCGAAAGCGAGCCGGCACAACAGCTGAACAAGGAAATCTTCGAAACGATCTACTTCGCTTCGCTGACCGCTTCCAAAGACCTCGCCACTACCGAAGGCAAATACGCTTCCTACGAAGGATCGCCCATTTCCAAAGGCATCCTGCAATACGATATGTGGAACGTGCAGCCGTCTGACCGTTGGGACTGGACCGGCCTGAAAGCCGAGATCAAAAAGCACGGTGTGCGCAACTCCCTGTTGCTGGCGCCCATGCCCACTGCATCTACTTCGCAGATCCTCGGCAACAACGAGTGCTTCGAGCCATACACTTCCAACATCTACACCCGCCGCGTATTGAGCGGAGAGTTCGTGGTAGTGAACAAACACCTGCTGAAAGACCTCGTAGAGCTCGGTCTGTGGGACAACGACATGAAGAACAAGATCATCTCGGCGAACGGTTCCATCCAGGGCATCCCCGAGATCCCCTCCAACATCAAGGAACTGTACAAAACCGTTTGGGAAATCAAACAGCGTACGATCATCGATATGGCGGCCGACCGCGGTGCGTTCATCTGCCAGTCGCAATCGCTGAACCTGTTCGTAGACAAGCCGACGGCTTCCAAGCTCACTTCCATGCACTTCTACGCCTGGAAGAAAGGCCTCAAGACCGGCATGTACTACCTCCGCACGCAGGCGGCAGCGCAAGCCGTTCAGTTCACGGTGGAAAAACAGGGCGGCCAGAACATGGTGCCCGTTATGCCTGCCGAAGGCTCCGGCGAAATGGAGATCGTGGAAGGTGCGGTTTGCACCATGGAAGAAGGCTGCGTAACCTGCAGCGCCTAA